The Lycium ferocissimum isolate CSIRO_LF1 chromosome 10, AGI_CSIRO_Lferr_CH_V1, whole genome shotgun sequence genome window below encodes:
- the LOC132032740 gene encoding uncharacterized protein LOC132032740 isoform X1: protein MVTLSWRHHTLIQALLSKGPLKDKDFQSLFNKITGKSTGNHQSLLNEYLRKINEELAFVQLELRACRNQYDGNVHYGVVNNVSDEQSKLGTKYSVPQIAFYKGIIEAIVQDAAAQGFISTIDALNIRLENQFLAGTESQSQAGSTHIPAAFRNFSMSQKEKTLEELERDRWLSLTDGKIGLGVRSFLDLRSWFRSNEIPPCEVCNEAAVKAELCQNEGCNVRIHMYCLRMKFSKSRAEKVCPGCGTAWHYNIAKVEALDEDEDASVPPESQQPREPSTRKRPRTRAGIDSDTLEPESSPSTRKRPRTRAGIDSDTLEPESSQSTRVTRRSVRLKSSG from the exons ATGGTGACACTTTCATGGAGACACCATACATTAATTCAAGCTCTTCTCTCTAAAGGCCCACTTAAAGATAAAGATTTTCAATCTCTTTTCAACAAAATCACTGGCAAATCCAcag GTAATCATCAGTCACTATTGAATGAATACCTGAGAAAGATAAACGAGGAGCTCGCTTTTGTGCAGCTTGAGCTACGGGCATGTAGAAACCAGTATGATGGAAATGTGCACTATGGTGTTGTCAACAATGTATCAGATGAGCAATCCAAACTTGGAACTAAATATTCAGTTCCTCAGATTGCTTTCTATAAAGGCATT ATTGAAGCAATTGTTCAAGATGCGGCAGCTCAAGGCTTTATTTCGACTATTGATGCACTGAACATACGGCTCGAAAATCAG TTTCTAGCTGGAACAGAATCCCAATCTCAGGCAGGTTCAACGCATATTCCTGCAGCATTTAGGAATTTCTCGATGTCTCAAAAGGAAAAGACCCTTGAGGAACTTGAGAGGGACCGCTGGCTTTCTCTAACAGATGGTAAAATAGGGTTAGGAGTGCGTTCATTTCTTGATCTTAGAAGTTGGTTTCGCAGTAACGAGATTCCTCCATGTGAAGTTTGCAATGAAGCTGCAGTGAAG GCTGAGCTTTGCCAAAACGAAGGCTGTAATGTTCGTATCCATATGTACTGTCTGAGGATGAAGTTCTCCAAAAGCAGG GCTGAAAAAGTTTGTCCTGGGTGTGGGACAGCGTGGCATTATAACATTGCAAAAGTAGAAGCTCTGGATGAAGACGAGGATGCATCTGTTCCTCCTGAGAGTCAGCAGCCGCGTGAACCCTCAACAAGAAAAAGGCCGAGGACCCGTGCAGGTATTGATTCTGATACTCTCGAGCCTGAATCATCTCCCTCAACAAGAAAAAGGCCGAGGACCCGTGCAGGTATTGATTCTGATACTCTCGAGCCTGAATCATCTCAAAGTACGAGGGTGACTCGACGTTCTGTCCGTCTGAAGAGTTCAGGTTAA
- the LOC132032740 gene encoding uncharacterized protein LOC132032740 isoform X2: MVTLSWRHHTLIQALLSKGPLKDKDFQSLFNKITGKSTGNHQSLLNEYLRKINEELAFVQLELRACRNQYDGNVHYGVVNNVSDEQSKLGTKYSVPQIAFYKGIIEAIVQDAAAQGFISTIDALNIRLENQFLAGTESQSQAGSTHIPAAFRNFSMSQKEKTLEELERDRWLSLTDGKIGLGVRSFLDLRSWFRSNEIPPCEVCNEAAVKAELCQNEGCNVRIHMYCLRMKFSKSRAEKVCPGCGTAWHYNIAKVEALDEDEDASVPPESQQPREPSTRKRPRTRAGIDSDTLEPESSQSTRVTRRSVRLKSSG; the protein is encoded by the exons ATGGTGACACTTTCATGGAGACACCATACATTAATTCAAGCTCTTCTCTCTAAAGGCCCACTTAAAGATAAAGATTTTCAATCTCTTTTCAACAAAATCACTGGCAAATCCAcag GTAATCATCAGTCACTATTGAATGAATACCTGAGAAAGATAAACGAGGAGCTCGCTTTTGTGCAGCTTGAGCTACGGGCATGTAGAAACCAGTATGATGGAAATGTGCACTATGGTGTTGTCAACAATGTATCAGATGAGCAATCCAAACTTGGAACTAAATATTCAGTTCCTCAGATTGCTTTCTATAAAGGCATT ATTGAAGCAATTGTTCAAGATGCGGCAGCTCAAGGCTTTATTTCGACTATTGATGCACTGAACATACGGCTCGAAAATCAG TTTCTAGCTGGAACAGAATCCCAATCTCAGGCAGGTTCAACGCATATTCCTGCAGCATTTAGGAATTTCTCGATGTCTCAAAAGGAAAAGACCCTTGAGGAACTTGAGAGGGACCGCTGGCTTTCTCTAACAGATGGTAAAATAGGGTTAGGAGTGCGTTCATTTCTTGATCTTAGAAGTTGGTTTCGCAGTAACGAGATTCCTCCATGTGAAGTTTGCAATGAAGCTGCAGTGAAG GCTGAGCTTTGCCAAAACGAAGGCTGTAATGTTCGTATCCATATGTACTGTCTGAGGATGAAGTTCTCCAAAAGCAGG GCTGAAAAAGTTTGTCCTGGGTGTGGGACAGCGTGGCATTATAACATTGCAAAAGTAGAAGCTCTGGATGAAGACGAGGATGCATCTGTTCCTCCTGAGAGTCAGCAGCCGCGTGAACCCTCAACAAGAAAAAGGCCGAGGACCCGTGCAG GTATTGATTCTGATACTCTCGAGCCTGAATCATCTCAAAGTACGAGGGTGACTCGACGTTCTGTCCGTCTGAAGAGTTCAGGTTAA